In Lentisphaera araneosa HTCC2155, a single window of DNA contains:
- a CDS encoding AbrB/MazE/SpoVT family DNA-binding domain-containing protein gives MALATITTKGQVTIPKDIRDYLHLHQGDKIEIVANDKGEAIIRPISKKVDDLYGILKRPKQKAVSVEEMNQVIKNRFKNKF, from the coding sequence ATGGCATTAGCTACAATCACTACAAAGGGACAAGTGACAATCCCGAAAGATATCAGAGACTACCTACACCTTCATCAAGGTGACAAAATTGAAATTGTTGCAAACGATAAAGGTGAAGCAATCATTAGACCTATCTCAAAAAAAGTGGATGACTTATACGGAATTTTGAAAAGACCAAAACAAAAAGCTGTATCTGTAGAAGAAATGAACCAAGTAATTAAAAATAGGTTTAAAAACAAGTTTTAA
- a CDS encoding DUF6940 family protein — MIEFVKEKQNEKIEIYKVMNFGKALNYKLFFQKLKSDINFRTIFIEVLQKSNFRSYRFETPVVNSSSNDKPFEFVLVNSPELSNSQDELPFHEHMNMNKEKVISFLNLSKTSQLIIPNKVSSQDIHSHIANFVRKGPLNQIHELFKIVGNTVLNSIGSSNIWISTAGGGVDWLHIRIDKSPKYYRYKKYKQI, encoded by the coding sequence ATGATTGAATTTGTAAAAGAAAAACAAAATGAAAAAATAGAAATTTATAAAGTTATGAATTTTGGAAAAGCACTTAATTACAAGCTATTTTTTCAAAAATTAAAATCAGATATAAATTTCAGAACTATTTTCATTGAAGTCTTACAAAAATCTAATTTCAGATCATATAGATTTGAAACACCAGTAGTTAATTCATCATCTAATGATAAGCCTTTTGAATTTGTTTTAGTCAATTCTCCTGAGCTCAGTAACTCTCAGGACGAATTACCATTTCATGAACATATGAACATGAATAAAGAAAAAGTCATTTCTTTCCTAAATTTGAGCAAGACCTCTCAACTAATCATACCTAACAAAGTTTCGAGTCAAGATATTCATTCACATATCGCAAACTTTGTTAGAAAAGGACCCCTTAATCAAATTCATGAATTATTTAAAATAGTTGGTAATACTGTACTAAACTCAATAGGCTCTTCAAACATATGGATAAGTACTGCAGGAGGAGGAGTTGATTGGTTACATATAAGAATAGATAAAAGTCCAAAGTATTATAGATACAAGAAATATAAACAAATCTAA
- a CDS encoding PIN domain-containing protein, with amino-acid sequence MIAVDTNILVRFLVGDDQKQSEQVYKIFKDTESKNDEIHVPILVIIELLWVLDSVYEIERKDIINSLDQLILMPILNFEHLSAIQEFVVDSKNNNYDLSDLLIAHTAQNNKCSFIITFDKKASKHELFKLLK; translated from the coding sequence ATGATCGCTGTTGATACAAACATACTTGTTCGATTTCTAGTTGGTGATGATCAAAAGCAATCAGAACAAGTATATAAAATATTTAAAGATACAGAATCTAAGAATGATGAAATACATGTACCTATTTTAGTTATAATTGAACTATTGTGGGTTCTAGATTCTGTATATGAGATAGAACGAAAAGATATAATAAACTCTTTAGATCAACTAATCCTCATGCCCATTTTAAACTTTGAGCATTTATCTGCAATACAAGAATTTGTTGTTGATTCAAAAAATAATAATTATGATTTATCGGATTTATTGATCGCTCATACAGCACAAAATAACAAATGTAGTTTCATTATCACATTTGATAAAAAAGCATCTAAACACGAGCTATTTAAACTTCTGAAATAA
- a CDS encoding IS256 family transposase yields the protein MHHSTQENSSVLLEMIQQVTENGESGMLEAMRVLLNEAMKVERSNSLEADPYERNESRLGYANGYKNKTVNTRLGAMKLNIPQVRGEIDFYPSSLEKGLRSERALMTAMAESYIQGTSTRKVTKLLEKMCGLSVSKSQVSRVVTELDESLEKWRNRPLGKYSYLLVDARYEKVRVDKTVRDCALLIAYGIDESGKRSVLGTSVSLSEAEVHWRNFFLSLNARGLHGLKMITSDSHSGLKAALKTVFGSIPWQRCQFHLQQNAGAYVPKKAMRSEVAQDIRDIFNAPSKLEAERLLKLTCLKYEEKASHLSEWMESALPEGFSVFDLERSCWTKLRTTNMVERQNREILRRTRTVSIFPNEASLLRLASAILMELDETWIATKRVYLSV from the coding sequence ATGCACCACTCTACACAAGAAAACAGTAGCGTCTTATTAGAAATGATCCAACAAGTTACAGAAAACGGCGAAAGCGGAATGCTTGAAGCGATGAGAGTTTTATTAAATGAAGCGATGAAAGTGGAGAGAAGTAATTCTCTTGAAGCTGATCCATATGAACGTAATGAAAGTCGCTTGGGTTATGCTAATGGCTATAAAAATAAAACTGTAAACACTCGACTTGGAGCAATGAAGCTTAATATCCCTCAAGTCAGAGGTGAAATTGATTTTTATCCAAGTTCTTTGGAGAAAGGCTTGCGAAGTGAACGAGCTTTAATGACAGCTATGGCAGAGAGTTATATTCAGGGGACATCGACTAGAAAGGTGACTAAACTTTTAGAGAAAATGTGTGGTCTATCTGTAAGTAAATCACAGGTATCCCGTGTGGTAACTGAGCTAGATGAGAGTTTAGAAAAGTGGCGCAACCGTCCTTTAGGTAAATATTCTTATCTTTTGGTGGATGCGAGATACGAGAAGGTTAGAGTAGATAAGACTGTTCGAGATTGTGCTTTACTTATTGCCTATGGAATAGATGAATCAGGAAAACGTTCAGTCCTCGGAACAAGTGTTTCTTTAAGTGAAGCGGAAGTTCATTGGAGGAACTTTTTTCTGTCATTGAATGCTCGAGGACTCCATGGCCTCAAGATGATTACCAGTGATAGTCATTCGGGCCTAAAAGCAGCGTTAAAGACTGTATTTGGTTCTATCCCATGGCAGAGATGTCAATTTCACTTACAGCAAAATGCTGGTGCTTATGTCCCTAAGAAAGCTATGCGCTCAGAAGTAGCTCAAGATATTAGAGATATCTTTAATGCACCTTCAAAGCTTGAGGCTGAAAGGCTTTTAAAGCTTACTTGCTTAAAGTATGAAGAAAAGGCTTCACATTTATCTGAATGGATGGAATCTGCACTTCCTGAAGGCTTTTCTGTATTCGATCTCGAGCGTTCTTGTTGGACAAAACTGAGAACGACCAATATGGTTGAAAGACAGAATCGAGAAATTCTCAGGCGAACTAGAACCGTATCTATATTCCCAAATGAAGCTTCACTTCTTAGATTAGCATCCGCTATTCTTATGGAATTAGATGAAACCTGGATAGCTACAAAAAGAGTTTATCTATCTGTTTAA
- a CDS encoding tyrosine-type recombinase/integrase codes for MMNDSFQKYYRAMQLELKLQAKAKSTVDNYLRALRRVNDLIASPLDQLKEEELKLYFSELVDTYSWSTVKMDRCALSFFYQYVLKREWKWLEIVRIPRVKSLPDILSQDETLLILSHLEKARYRTCLTAIYSMGLRISEGVRIQTGDICKDRMRLHVRNSKGYKDRLVPLPQVTYQMLRDYWVMHRNPLLLFPRYAGKSRSNSKTTLHMDKGGVQSAFKAALADSGLAKQVSVHSLRHSYATHLVEAGVNLRVIQEILGHSSPATTAIYSHLSKPVIQDSDGMINKLMQRLGALR; via the coding sequence ATGATGAATGATTCATTCCAAAAATATTATAGAGCGATGCAATTGGAGCTTAAGCTCCAAGCTAAGGCAAAGAGTACAGTGGACAACTACTTGCGAGCTTTGCGTCGCGTCAATGATTTGATTGCTTCGCCTCTTGATCAACTTAAAGAAGAGGAGCTCAAGCTCTACTTTTCTGAATTGGTGGATACTTATTCCTGGAGCACGGTGAAGATGGATCGCTGTGCCCTAAGTTTTTTTTATCAATACGTGCTCAAGCGCGAGTGGAAATGGCTCGAAATTGTTCGTATCCCCCGAGTAAAATCCTTACCCGATATCCTCAGCCAAGATGAAACTTTACTGATTTTGTCTCATTTGGAAAAAGCTCGCTATCGAACTTGTCTCACAGCAATTTATTCCATGGGTCTACGCATCAGCGAGGGTGTGAGAATTCAAACAGGCGACATTTGCAAGGATCGCATGCGTTTACATGTGCGCAATTCCAAGGGCTACAAAGACCGTCTCGTTCCCTTGCCCCAAGTGACTTACCAGATGCTAAGGGATTACTGGGTGATGCACCGCAATCCGCTACTGCTATTTCCGCGTTATGCCGGGAAAAGTCGTAGCAATTCCAAAACGACTTTGCACATGGATAAGGGCGGGGTGCAGTCGGCCTTTAAAGCGGCTTTGGCTGATAGTGGCCTCGCCAAACAGGTGTCGGTGCATTCCCTGCGTCATTCCTATGCAACACATTTGGTGGAAGCGGGAGTGAACTTGCGAGTAATTCAAGAAATCCTCGGTCATAGTTCTCCGGCAACCACGGCGATTTACTCTCATTTATCAAAACCCGTGATACAGGACTCCGATGGCATGATCAACAAATTGATGCAGCGCCTAGGAGCTCTGCGATGA
- a CDS encoding IS91 family transposase yields the protein MMDLVELSERYWDELSSTLDQDQRRAFKAMMNCRQQSAGGSYYACTSCGHVHYHCRSCGNRFCSRCQNHRASQWLHRQKQRLLPCPYFMVTFTLSSSLRAIPRWRRKEMFDALFMASSQALKEMCKDRLGGECGMIGVLHTHGRDLCYHPHIHYIVPGLVLNSQEKLLRVIKKNYLVNNKALGALYRGKFLAALTEHKIGFQSSLYAKKWNVDCRSVGQGLHALEYLSRYLMRGVVSEQSLSEKEDKVRLRYKDSQTKRMDSKDFGPVEFLQRLAQHVLPRGFHRVREYGFLAPAAKKKLFLMQNLLEVKIPNDPPPKLPALRCSLCQGIMLPIGRVISEGRLKQESLVSVGARSPPIVSIS from the coding sequence ATGATGGATTTAGTCGAGCTCAGCGAAAGATATTGGGACGAGCTGAGTTCGACACTTGATCAGGATCAGAGACGCGCTTTTAAGGCTATGATGAATTGCCGTCAGCAGAGTGCAGGTGGATCTTACTATGCCTGCACGAGTTGTGGACATGTTCATTATCACTGCCGATCTTGCGGAAACCGCTTCTGCAGCCGTTGCCAAAACCATCGGGCGAGCCAGTGGCTTCATCGACAAAAACAGCGTCTCTTGCCATGTCCTTACTTCATGGTGACCTTTACTCTGTCGAGCTCTTTGCGTGCCATTCCAAGATGGCGACGAAAAGAGATGTTTGATGCCTTGTTCATGGCCTCAAGTCAAGCTCTCAAAGAAATGTGTAAAGATCGTCTTGGTGGTGAATGTGGCATGATTGGCGTTCTGCATACCCATGGGCGAGACTTGTGCTATCATCCTCATATTCACTACATCGTTCCCGGGCTCGTACTCAATAGTCAGGAAAAGCTCTTACGAGTGATCAAGAAAAATTATCTCGTCAACAATAAAGCTTTAGGCGCATTGTATCGTGGTAAATTTCTCGCAGCCTTAACTGAGCACAAAATTGGCTTCCAATCCTCGCTTTATGCAAAAAAGTGGAATGTGGATTGCCGAAGTGTAGGCCAAGGGCTTCATGCCCTCGAATACCTTAGTCGCTACCTCATGCGAGGTGTAGTTTCAGAGCAATCCTTGTCCGAAAAAGAGGATAAAGTTCGACTGCGGTATAAGGATTCGCAGACCAAGCGGATGGACTCCAAAGATTTTGGACCCGTGGAGTTTTTACAGCGCCTCGCTCAGCACGTCTTGCCAAGGGGCTTCCATCGCGTGCGGGAATACGGTTTTCTCGCTCCTGCAGCCAAGAAAAAACTCTTTCTTATGCAGAACTTACTGGAAGTCAAAATTCCCAATGATCCTCCGCCAAAATTACCTGCGCTACGCTGCAGTCTTTGTCAGGGCATTATGCTGCCCATTGGCCGAGTCATTAGTGAAGGACGTCTCAAGCAAGAATCTTTAGTGTCAGTAGGGGCACGCTCGCCGCCTATAGTTTCAATCTCCTAA
- a CDS encoding T6SS immunity protein Tdi1 domain-containing protein encodes MGHYQDWIHQSQIEPDYEFIIGYQVPPYLGGKDELHNLEKIDMEVYWEL; translated from the coding sequence TTGGGACACTACCAAGATTGGATTCACCAATCACAGATTGAACCCGATTATGAATTTATTATTGGATATCAAGTTCCACCATATTTAGGTGGAAAAGACGAATTACACAATTTAGAAAAAATTGATATGGAAGTTTATTGGGAATTATAA
- a CDS encoding ribonuclease E inhibitor RraB: MSIVELLLDTAKSDTDLLISNDEKGDNFDIPRMVDFTLVTNDKQKAETARDFIYDNRYGETTIQEVDQQYRVNIHILMPINQNILCSVSGLVACIGKIFGLEYDGWGSELQNKKENI, translated from the coding sequence ATGAGCATAGTAGAATTATTATTAGACACCGCAAAAAGTGACACAGACTTATTGATCAGTAATGATGAAAAAGGTGACAACTTTGACATACCTAGAATGGTTGATTTTACCCTTGTAACAAATGATAAGCAAAAAGCTGAAACTGCGAGAGACTTCATTTATGATAACAGATATGGTGAAACCACTATTCAAGAAGTAGACCAACAATATCGAGTCAATATCCATATCTTAATGCCAATAAATCAAAACATACTATGTTCAGTTTCAGGATTGGTTGCATGCATAGGAAAAATTTTTGGACTAGAGTATGACGGTTGGGGATCTGAATTACAAAATAAAAAAGAAAATATCTAA